In the genome of Hymenobacter taeanensis, one region contains:
- a CDS encoding phospho-sugar mutase codes for MAITPEIQQKINNWLTDSYDATTHAEIREMVAQNQEDFLNDAFYRNLEFGTGGLRGIMGAGSNRMNRYTLGMATQGLCNYLLQEFPGQEIKVAIAHDSRNNSQEFARIAAGIFSANGITVYLFDALRPTPELSFAIRQLGCQSGCVVTASHNPKEYNGFKVYWNDGAQVVAPHDKNIIEKVNAIQSVSEVKFQADASRIHLIGEDIDAAYLAKVKELSIDTAAIQRQHDLKIVYTPLHGTGITLVPKALAQLGFTNVHIVEAQATPDGNFPTVQSPNPEEKVAMQMALDQAKALDADLVIATDPDADRVGIAVKNTHGEWVLVNGNQTAALLTHYLLSARKGAGKMTDQDFIVYTIVTSDVLGDIARANGVTAYQTLTGFKYIAGIIRDLEGQSNYIGGGEESYGYMIGSFVRDKDAISACVMLAEMAAVAKNNGHTLYQEMVHMYVKYGFYKEHLISLTKKGQRGAEEIQEMMRDLRANPPATIAGLPVIELRDYKTGKIRDLRTGLETETGLESSNVLQFILEDGSKISARPSGTEPKIKFYFSVRQPLASAVDFELADRLAGEKIQRIIDDMQLK; via the coding sequence ATGGCTATTACCCCCGAAATCCAGCAGAAAATCAATAACTGGCTGACCGACAGCTACGATGCCACCACCCACGCGGAGATTCGTGAGATGGTAGCTCAAAACCAGGAGGACTTCCTGAACGACGCGTTTTACCGCAATCTGGAGTTTGGTACGGGTGGCCTACGCGGCATTATGGGGGCGGGCTCTAACCGCATGAACCGCTATACCCTGGGTATGGCCACGCAGGGCCTGTGCAACTACCTGCTGCAAGAGTTTCCGGGTCAGGAGATTAAGGTGGCTATTGCCCACGACTCACGCAACAACAGCCAGGAGTTTGCCCGCATTGCCGCCGGTATTTTCTCAGCTAACGGCATCACGGTGTACCTGTTTGATGCGCTGCGCCCCACACCGGAGCTGTCGTTTGCCATTCGGCAGCTGGGCTGCCAGAGCGGCTGCGTAGTTACGGCTTCGCACAACCCCAAGGAGTACAACGGCTTTAAGGTGTACTGGAACGATGGTGCGCAGGTGGTGGCCCCGCATGATAAGAACATCATTGAGAAAGTAAACGCCATTCAGTCTGTTTCGGAGGTAAAATTCCAGGCGGATGCATCGCGCATTCACCTCATTGGCGAGGATATTGATGCCGCCTACCTGGCAAAGGTGAAGGAGTTGAGCATTGACACCGCCGCCATCCAGCGCCAGCACGACCTCAAGATTGTGTACACACCGCTGCACGGCACGGGCATTACGCTGGTACCGAAGGCACTGGCTCAATTGGGCTTCACCAACGTACACATCGTAGAAGCCCAGGCCACTCCCGACGGCAACTTTCCCACGGTACAGTCACCTAACCCCGAGGAAAAGGTAGCTATGCAGATGGCCCTGGACCAGGCCAAGGCCCTGGATGCCGACCTGGTCATTGCCACCGACCCCGACGCCGACCGCGTGGGTATTGCCGTAAAGAATACGCACGGCGAGTGGGTACTCGTAAATGGCAACCAAACGGCGGCTCTACTCACCCACTACCTGCTGTCGGCCCGTAAGGGCGCCGGCAAAATGACCGATCAGGACTTCATCGTCTATACCATTGTGACCAGCGACGTGCTGGGTGATATTGCCCGCGCTAACGGCGTCACGGCTTACCAGACCCTGACGGGCTTCAAGTACATAGCCGGCATCATCCGCGACCTGGAAGGCCAGAGCAACTACATTGGAGGCGGCGAAGAAAGCTACGGTTACATGATTGGCAGCTTCGTGCGCGACAAAGACGCTATTTCGGCCTGCGTGATGCTGGCCGAAATGGCCGCCGTGGCCAAGAACAACGGCCACACGCTGTACCAGGAAATGGTGCACATGTACGTGAAGTATGGCTTCTATAAGGAGCACCTGATTTCGCTGACCAAGAAAGGCCAGCGCGGTGCCGAGGAAATTCAGGAGATGATGCGCGACCTGCGCGCCAACCCGCCCGCTACCATTGCCGGCCTGCCCGTAATAGAGCTGCGCGACTACAAAACCGGTAAAATCCGGGACTTGCGCACTGGCCTAGAAACCGAAACGGGCCTGGAGAGCAGTAACGTGCTGCAGTTTATCCTGGAAGACGGCAGCAAAATCTCGGCTCGTCCCAGCGGCACTGAGCCTAAGATCAAGTTCTACTTCAGCGTACGTCAGCCATTAGCCTCGGCGGTAGATTTTGAATTAGCTGACCGATTGGCCGGCGAGAAAATTCAGCGCATCATTGATGATATGCAGCTGAAGTAG
- a CDS encoding ABC1 kinase family protein: MFKNTISNLGRIRQVAEVLIRYGFEDVVTNTALRRLVPKSRRKSWQEGEYPVFETTRWQRIRMVIEELGPTFIKLAQALSNRADLLPQPLIDEFEKLQSNVPPFLVAQARRIIEQELGQPLEEVFLEFEEETLGSASIGQVHRARLMTGEEVVVKVQRPDVQEKVRTDLSLLRELVSLTAPFLRKQGLANPQDIVDAFERSMTKELDYTSEARSMEQFRKLYESYDTFYIPKPYREISTSKILVIEYVSGCKITDKAQLLGWELSPEKVAETGMDIYLTQIFEFGAFHADPHPGNVLVQPDGTIVLIDFGMVGRLTKQQKYAFAGVFIGMARQDARSMALNFRRLALTSEIPDMRAFESDLAQLIDDFASLDVKEMSMSDLADALQGIIYRYKLQVPGAVFLILRALVILEGIGKVLHPSFNTFDFVRPYGARIIAEQYSPENILSEAQYTGAQLLALLQTLPTDLRQIMRKISRGDLRVRVELSGYQLLLRKADQLVSRSILAAISVAMILFAGLSLLGHYPAGQMGYFRGLPLVTWYSLGIAAFLLLILFILGTKDDRRRE; the protein is encoded by the coding sequence ATGTTCAAAAACACGATTTCCAACCTTGGGCGTATCCGCCAGGTAGCGGAAGTGCTGATTCGGTACGGCTTTGAAGACGTCGTGACGAACACCGCGCTGCGACGGCTGGTACCCAAGAGCCGTCGGAAATCGTGGCAGGAAGGGGAGTACCCCGTATTCGAAACCACGCGGTGGCAACGAATTCGGATGGTTATTGAAGAGCTAGGTCCCACTTTTATCAAGCTGGCGCAAGCTCTGAGCAACCGCGCCGACTTGCTTCCACAACCCCTCATTGATGAATTTGAGAAGCTGCAAAGCAATGTGCCCCCCTTCCTGGTGGCGCAGGCCCGCCGCATTATTGAGCAGGAGCTAGGCCAGCCGCTTGAGGAAGTATTCCTGGAATTTGAAGAAGAAACGTTGGGCTCGGCCAGTATCGGGCAGGTGCACCGTGCCCGCCTCATGACGGGCGAAGAGGTGGTGGTGAAAGTGCAACGCCCTGATGTGCAGGAAAAAGTGCGCACTGACCTTAGCCTCCTGCGGGAACTGGTGAGCCTCACGGCTCCCTTCCTGCGCAAGCAGGGCCTGGCTAACCCGCAGGATATTGTAGATGCTTTTGAGCGAAGTATGACCAAGGAGCTGGACTATACCTCCGAGGCCCGGAGTATGGAGCAGTTCCGTAAGCTGTACGAGAGCTACGATACCTTCTATATCCCGAAGCCCTACCGCGAAATAAGCACCAGCAAAATATTGGTAATTGAGTACGTCAGTGGCTGCAAAATCACGGATAAGGCTCAGCTGCTGGGATGGGAGCTAAGCCCCGAGAAGGTAGCAGAAACCGGTATGGATATTTACCTGACTCAGATTTTTGAGTTTGGGGCGTTCCATGCCGACCCACACCCCGGCAACGTACTGGTGCAGCCCGATGGCACCATTGTGCTGATTGATTTTGGCATGGTGGGCCGCCTGACCAAACAGCAGAAATATGCGTTTGCGGGGGTGTTCATTGGTATGGCCCGGCAAGACGCCCGCAGCATGGCCCTGAACTTCCGCCGGCTGGCCCTCACGTCGGAAATTCCCGATATGCGCGCTTTCGAGAGCGACCTGGCTCAGCTCATTGATGACTTTGCCAGTCTCGATGTGAAGGAGATGAGCATGTCGGACCTGGCCGATGCGCTGCAGGGCATTATTTACCGCTACAAGCTGCAGGTCCCGGGCGCGGTATTTCTGATCCTACGGGCCCTCGTGATTCTGGAGGGTATTGGCAAGGTATTACACCCTAGCTTCAACACGTTTGACTTTGTGCGCCCGTATGGTGCCCGCATCATCGCGGAGCAGTACTCACCCGAAAACATCCTCAGCGAGGCGCAGTACACCGGTGCCCAACTGCTGGCTCTGCTGCAAACCCTGCCCACTGATTTGCGCCAGATTATGCGCAAAATCTCGCGTGGCGATTTGCGCGTACGCGTTGAGCTGAGCGGCTACCAACTGCTACTGCGCAAAGCTGACCAGCTGGTCAGCCGCTCTATTCTGGCTGCCATTTCGGTGGCTATGATTCTGTTTGCGGGCCTTAGCCTGCTAGGCCACTATCCGGCGGGCCAGATGGGCTACTTCCGCGGCCTGCCGCTTGTGACGTGGTACAGCTTGGGTATTGCGGCCTTTCTGCTGCTGATCCTGTTTATCCTGGGCACTAAGGATGATAGGCGGCGGGAGTAG
- a CDS encoding phasin family protein, whose protein sequence is MEDLFKKFINAGVGLVSLTNDRVQKTIDALVKESKLSEQEGARIMDDLKKNTDTKRQEMEKQFQGLASRLMKSAGIATNADVEELKRTVKGGSKTTATAAKSSATSAAKKPAAASKPAAATSKTAGTAKKTASATATKPAAKASSTKKPAAKPSGNTTSAGSSDGGNA, encoded by the coding sequence ATGGAAGACCTGTTTAAGAAATTCATCAATGCCGGAGTTGGTCTGGTTTCGCTCACCAACGACCGGGTTCAGAAAACCATCGATGCGCTGGTAAAGGAGAGCAAACTATCGGAGCAGGAGGGAGCCCGGATTATGGATGACCTGAAAAAGAACACCGATACCAAGCGCCAGGAGATGGAAAAGCAGTTTCAGGGCTTGGCCTCGCGCCTCATGAAAAGTGCTGGTATTGCTACCAACGCCGACGTGGAGGAGTTGAAGCGAACGGTAAAAGGCGGCAGCAAAACCACTGCCACTGCAGCTAAATCATCAGCTACATCGGCTGCTAAGAAGCCTGCTGCTGCCAGCAAGCCAGCCGCTGCAACCAGCAAAACGGCCGGCACGGCTAAAAAAACTGCCTCTGCTACGGCAACTAAACCAGCCGCAAAAGCCAGCTCAACTAAAAAGCCAGCGGCTAAGCCCAGTGGTAATACTACCTCGGCTGGTTCTTCTGACGGCGGAAACGCCTAG
- a CDS encoding alpha/beta hydrolase, with protein MPSTQHLLLKQLLTAATGPLAKYRPRLATMRLAVEALSLGQLMPWNVFLTDVNIEGMAAEWVRPAGAPPERVLLYLHGGGYVLGSLNSHRSLVGTLAQRCQLNALAINYRKAPEYPFPAALDDALLAYQWLLGQGHLAQNILVAGDSAGGGLTLALLLALREAGQHMPAAAVGLSPWTDLVLPAPLLRRVAREESQVLEALEIHNWGTMYAHHLPLAHPLVSPVNGELHGLPPLLIQISDAEVLGDDVMRFAAKAQAAGVPITLQVFEGLVHWWHLFWRFVPEARQALDQVAAFSRQVWADQPPTAGAQPAAAA; from the coding sequence ATGCCTTCCACCCAGCACCTGCTCCTGAAACAACTGCTCACCGCTGCTACCGGCCCCTTAGCAAAGTATCGGCCCCGGCTTGCTACTATGCGGCTGGCGGTGGAGGCCCTCTCTCTGGGGCAATTGATGCCCTGGAACGTGTTTCTTACAGATGTGAATATAGAGGGTATGGCGGCCGAGTGGGTGCGCCCGGCAGGAGCCCCGCCCGAGCGGGTGCTGCTGTACCTGCACGGCGGAGGATACGTGCTGGGGTCTCTTAACAGCCACCGTAGCTTGGTAGGAACCCTGGCGCAGCGCTGCCAGCTTAACGCGCTGGCCATCAACTACCGCAAAGCCCCCGAGTACCCGTTCCCCGCCGCCCTCGACGATGCCCTGCTGGCCTACCAGTGGCTACTTGGACAGGGGCACTTGGCCCAAAACATTCTCGTGGCCGGCGATTCTGCCGGTGGGGGCCTCACGCTGGCCCTGCTACTGGCCCTGCGTGAGGCAGGCCAGCATATGCCTGCTGCTGCGGTAGGCCTCTCCCCCTGGACCGACCTCGTGCTGCCCGCACCTTTGCTGCGGCGCGTGGCACGGGAGGAAAGTCAAGTACTCGAAGCCTTAGAAATACATAACTGGGGCACTATGTACGCGCACCACCTGCCGCTTGCTCACCCGTTGGTGTCGCCGGTAAACGGCGAGCTTCACGGTTTGCCGCCACTGCTGATTCAGATTTCTGACGCGGAGGTGCTCGGGGATGATGTCATGCGTTTTGCGGCCAAAGCACAGGCGGCGGGTGTTCCCATCACGCTACAGGTGTTTGAAGGCTTGGTGCACTGGTGGCACTTGTTCTGGCGCTTTGTGCCGGAAGCCCGCCAGGCGCTTGACCAAGTAGCGGCCTTCTCGCGCCAGGTATGGGCTGATCAACCTCCCACTGCTGGCGCCCAACCAGCCGCCGCGGCGTAG